One window from the genome of Acomys russatus chromosome 30, mAcoRus1.1, whole genome shotgun sequence encodes:
- the Tmem267 gene encoding transmembrane protein 267, with protein sequence MASEVEKIHALPQCCSTESLISSLGLGIFCLVADRLLQFSVIQQHDWLRALSDNTVHGVIGMWSWAVAIGIKKKTDFGEVLLAGFLASVIDIDHFFLARSLSLKAALTLPRRPFLHCSTVVPITVLCVKLMTHLLKLRDSWSFLPWMLFISWTSHHIRDGIRHGLWICPFGKTPPLPHWLYVISTLFLPHVCSLLMYLTGTRQMMSPKYGMRIDV encoded by the exons ATGGCGTCCGAAGTTGAAAAGATCCATGCTTTACCACAGTGCTGCAGCACAGAATCTCTCATTTCCAGCCTGGGCCTGGGCATCTTTTGCCTAGTGGCTGACAGACTTCTTCAGTTTTCTGTAATTCAGCAACATGACTGGCTTCGTGCCCTGTCGGATAACACAGTGCATGGCGTGATTGGCATGTGGTCATGGGCAGTCGCCATTGGCATCAAGAAGAAGACCGACTTTGGGGAAGTTCTTTTAGCTGGATTTTTAGCCTCTGTAATTGATATCGACCATTTTTTCCTAGCCAGATCCCTATCTTTAAAG GCTGCTCTGACTCTTCCGAGAAGGCCTTTCCTCCACTGTTCCACGGTGGTACCCATCACAGTTCTGTGCGTGAAGCTCATGACACACCTGCTCAAGCTCAGGGACTCCTGGAGCTTTCTTCCGTGgatgttatttatttcctggacCTCACACCACATTCGAGATGGGATTCGCCATGGCCTGTGGATATGCCCATTTGGGAAAACGCCACCTTTGCCCCACTGGCTTTACGTAATAAGCACATTATTCTTACCACACGTGTGTTCACTCCTTATGTACTTAACAGGGACCCGACAAATGATGTCTCCAAAATATGGAATGCGTATTGATGTCTGA